The sequence ACACGGCGCTCGCAACCGCCGCCGTCGTGGGAAGTCGGTTCGAGCTGGCGCTGGTCGAGCGCGTGGTCGGTCACGACCTCGTCGATGCGTTCGACGAATCGGCCAAGGCGGGCATCGTGATCGAAGAGCCCGGCGGTCGCTACCGGTTCAACCACGCAATCGTTCGGCAGTCGCTGTTGGCCGAGCTTGCATCCGTCCGGCGCATGCGCCTCCATCACCGCATAGCAACGACTTTGGAGTCCGAATCGGCTGGCGACGACGAACTTCTGGCCGAACTGGCCTACCACTACTTCGAATGCGCGTGGGCGGGAAATGCGGCCAAGGCGGTCGATTACTGCAGGCGTGCGGCCGACCAGGCGATGGCGCGCCTGGCTTACGAGGGGGCCGCCGACCTCTACAACAAGGCCGTTCACGCACTCGAAGACCTCGACGCCGAGCTACCCGACCGCGACGATCAGCGGGCGGAACTGCTAGTCGCTCGCTGTGAGGCGCTTCTGGCCGCAGGCGATGTCGTTGCCGCGGAGGGCGCTGTCTCTCAATTACTGGCTGCAGCTCATTTCGGTCGGCTTGCGGCGTGGGGCGCGTGCTTCGACGGTCAGCTGTCGATGCTCACGGATCCGGAGCGGTTGGACGAAATCGAGTCCGCGGTGGCGGACGCCGCCGCGAGTTTGGCGCAGTTCGAGGATGCCGCGGGTGAGGCGAAAGCTCACACCGTCCGCGCCGGCGTCCTGGCCCGGCTCGGCCGAATCGGGGATGCCGAGACCGCCCTGGATCAGGCGTTGACGGCAGCGCGGCGAGCGCGCGACCACCGCCGTGTCAACGCCGTGCTGGCCGGGGCACCCCTCGCTGCGCTGTGGGGGCCTAACCCGGTCCCTCGCGCAGGCGGACGGTGTCTTGATGTCGTTCGCCTGCTGCGTATTACGACCGGCTCACCGGTCGTCGAGGCAACATCGACGAGGTGTCAGGGAGTGCTCGACGCGTTTCGCGGGCGTGCGTCCGCGGGGCGCCAGCTGATCGAGTCCGCCCGACGATCACTCACCGAACTCGGTATGCGGCACGCCTTGCTCGAGGTTGACCAATTCGCAGGCATCGTTGAGTCTGTCGCTGACGATCCCGCGGCCGCAGAGCCACTCCTTCGCCGGGCGTACAACGGCTTTCGGCGCATGGGCCTCGAAGCGGACACGGCGGAGACCGCCGCGTTGTTGGCGCGGGTATGCCTGGCACTCGACAGAGATACCGAGGCCGACGAATTATGCACCGAAAGTGAGCGTCTCGCCGGGCACGCGTTGAAGGCTGCGATCTCCTGGCGGACGGTCCGGGCGCAACTCCTGGCGCGCGGCGGTGCCCACGACGACGCTCGAAGGATCGCTGAGGAAGCTGTGGCCATTGCTGAGCGCACCGACCTGTTGGTCGATCACGGTGACGCCTGCCTTGCGCTGGCGATCGTGTCGGGGGCCGCCGCGGATTCCGAGGGACAGCGCGTCGCCGCCGAAAAGGCAGTCGCACTATACGAGTCGAAAGGCGCTGTGGCGCTTGCCGCAAAGGCGCGCAGCCTCGTCGGTGGCAGTGCCGCGTCAACCCCAGCAGAACCTGAATCGCCGGCGCTTGAGGTGAGTCCGAACTTGCGAGCTGCTATTGGGCAGATGACTGCCGCCATCAACCGCGAGGCCTGGGACGAAGTGGAGCGGCTGCTAGCCCCACAGATCTTGCTCGAGAGTCGCCGCAAGATCGTCGGCTTCCCACCGAAACACTTCTCGCCGACGCAGTGGTCACTTGAGATGAGGCGCTACTTCGAAGTGGGCATCGACCTGGTGCGTGGTGGCCTCGTTGCCGTGCGTGGCGAGCGTTTGGCGCTCGGACGATTGGAGATGTGCACTGTCGATCCCAGTTCCGGCGCGCCGAAGGACGAGGTGCTCGAATTGCTCGGCATCGACCAAAGCGGTCGAGTCGCATTGCAGTTGTTATTCGATATCGAAGACATCGACGCTGCAACGGCGGAACTCGACGCCCAGTACGCGCTCGAAGAGCAAGAACCTCCGGCCGCGATCATCGAAGCTGAAAACTCCTGCGTGCGCGCCGTTCGCCACATGGAGTCGGCTTGGCGTAACGAGGACTGGGAGGCCGGCAAGCTGGTCGCCCCGCGTGTCCACGTCGAGAATCGTAGGAAGATTGTCGGCGTCACACGGGGCGAGCTCTCGTCAGACGAGTGGATAACCGCGGCAAGACAGTTTCGTGAGCCAGGCATGGTGCAGCACCGCAGTTCCGTGGCCGCGGTCCGAGCCGAGCGTTTAGCTCTCACCAGAGTGCAAGTCAGCACGGTTGATAAAACCGCTGGTGCGCCGCAAGACGAAATGCTCATCCTCTACGGCATCGATGACCGCGGGCGAATCGCGCTGCAGGTGACCTTTGATGCCGACGACTTCGACGCTGCGATCGCAGAACTCGACGCCCAGCACCAGCGGCTCGAGGAGCAACCGCCGAGAGCGCCGTTGGAGTCGTTGGAGCTGGAGAATGCGGCAAGCCGTGTGCTGGATCGCTTCCAAGCGAGCTTCGCTGCGCAGAACTGGTCAGGCATGACCGACATGCTGACGGTCGACCATTACAGCGACGATCGTCGGCCGATTATCGGCGCGGGAATACGGCGCGGTCGCGAATCCCAGATCGAAGATCTCCAAGGAATGAGCGCGGAGTCGTGGACACTGACTCCCGACGTCATCGCCATTCGGGGAGAGCGCCTTCTCCTTTATCGCGGCCGGGTGTCAGGGCACGACCAGCGGGCGGATGCACTTCATTGGGAGCTGCTCGTCATCGTCGAGATCGACGCCGAGGAACGAATCGCAGCGTGGCTAGTGTTCGAACCTGACGACAGCGAAGCGGCCTTCGCCGAACTGGACGCCCGTTATCTCGCAGGCGAAGCCGCGCCTCACGCACGCACGTGGTCGGCCATTGTCAATGCCAGCCAAATGTTCAACCGACGTGAAATGTTCCAGACGACCGCGAACTGGATCAACGTCGATCACCGACGTGTGACAGCTTTCGAGTCCGGGGAACAGGCCGCTTACGTCCGGGCGACATGGGGCATCGCGCCAGATGTCAACCATCGCATCGTCGCCGTGCACCGTTTGAGCGATTTCGGCACCGTCTTCACCCAGGCGGAAAGCGTGACCTCGGGCGAACAGTTCGAGGCGGAATGGCGTGAAATCGTCCTTCTCAGCGTCGACGGCGAGGCGCTCAGCCGCTGCGAGATCTTCGACGAGACAGACCTTCGGGCCGCGATCACGAAATTCGACGAACTCGAGGCGCGAGTGCTGGCATTGCAGAACTCCGCAACGCGAGCACGCATTCGGATGGCCGATGCCTTCAACCGCCGCGATCTTGACAGCTTCGTGAATCTAATTGCCTCAGATGGAGGCTACGAGGATCTGCACAAGGGGTCGCGCGACCAGGCTTCAGTGCTTCGCGAGGTCGCGCGCAGGGTGTTCGAAGCGCCGACGTCATGGCGGCAGGAGATCGAGGCCATCGCTACGAGGGGTTCGCGCGTCGGACTGATGCGTGAGCGATTCCGTGACGTCGAGAAAGTCGACCGGCCGATTACGGCCGAGTCGTTGACGCTCATCGAAGTCGGCGGCGATGACCTGGTGCGCTGTGCGGTAATCTTCGACCCCGACGACATCGACGCTGCCTTCGCAGAACTGGACGCACGGTACCTCGCCGGTGAAGCCGCTGAGTACGCGCAGACGTGGTCGACCATTGCGCGATCAACGGCGATGTTCAACCAGCGCCAAATCCCCGCCGGTACCGACGACTTCGTCAGCATCGACCACCGCAAAGGAACAGCGTTCGTTCCTGGCGAGCTGACCGGCTACCTCCGTGCCACATACGATCTCACGCCCCAAGCGAGCATGTACATCGAGGCCGTGCATCGAGTGAGCAAGATCGGCGCCGTCTTCGTCAATACGGCCCGTGGCATCTCACACGACGGCTTTGCCGCAGAATGGCGAGTGCTCAACCTTGTGACGGTGTCGGGCGACCTGCTCAGCCGCTACGAAGTATTCGATGAGGCAGACCTTGATGCGGCGCTCGCGAGCTTCGACGAGCTCACGCCGTCTGCGCCGCAACTCGAGAATGCGGCGACCCGTCTTCTTACACCGATCATCGATGCTTACAACCGCCGCGACCTGGATGCCTATCTCGCGGTTTTCGGCGCAGACGCGCGGTTCGACGACAGACGCAAAGTCCTGCGCAGTAGCGGTCCCGTGTACTCATCTTTTGCGCGCGAACTGTTATCGGTGCCCCCTGCGAGTTGGCGGGTGGAGTTCCAACCGATCGCCATCAGGGGCAACCTCTTGGCGCTGAGCCGTTGCAATTTCTTCGATGCTGACGAGGCGGACCGAACTACCGTTCTCGAGGTGCTCGCGATAACGGAAGTCGATGACGACGAACTAGTAAGCGGGCTCTGGCTTTTCGATCCCGAGGACATGGATACCGCCATCGCGGAACTCGATGCCCGCTACGCCGCAGGCGAAGCCGCCGCCTACGCGCACACGTGGTCGCTGGTAACCGAGACGTACGCCGGGTTCAACCGCCGCGAGTTGCTTGCGACGGCGCCAGACTGGTCGAGCGTCGATCACCGTCGCGGTATAACCTCGGCGCAGCTCGATGTAATCGGCTACGCCCATGCGGCGTGGGACGTCACCCCCGACGTCAGGGCCTCGATCGAGAAGGTGCATCGGCTGAGCGATGTCGGGGCGGTCGTCACGGCCCCTTCCTATGGCACGTCGCGAGACGGGTTCCCCGCGGCGCGGCGGGAAATCCACCTTCTGACGTTTGAAGGCAACCTGGGCAAGCAGTTTGACTTCTTCGACGAGGACGACCTGGACGCGGCGCTTGCGCAATTCGATGAACTCAATAGGCAGGCGCCGCCACTCGAGAACGCTGCGACTCGGCTTGACCAGTCCGTGATGGCCGCGTTCAATCGCCGCGACCTGAAAGGTTATCTCGGCGCGGTCGACGCAGAGGCGCGATACGACGACCGGCGCAGAGGCCTTCGCAATGAGGGTCCCATAGATGCGGCATTCGTGGGCGGGGTGCTGTCCGATGCACCCCAGAGCTGGCGTCTGGCGTTTGAACCGATCGCCATCCGAGGACACCACTTGGCGCTGAGTCGGCACATCTACCGCGACGCCAGCGAGGCCGACCGGCCGATCGTCGTGCAAGCTCTGGTGCTCACTGAGGTCAGGGACCAACTGGTTAATGGCATAGTCGTGTTCGACACGGACGACGTCGACGCCGCTTTTGCAGAACTCGACGCCCGATATCTAGCCGGCGAAGCCGCCCCGCACGCTCAGACGTGGTCAAGCATCACTCGCTCCGTTGCCGGGTTCAACAACCATGAACTTCCGTCCACCGCGCTCGAATGGATCGACCGGCGTCGGCTTGTAGGAAGCGGGACCACCAGCAATCTCACCGAAACAACACAAGCCGCGTGGGACATAACTTTGGATATCCGCACGCGCGTGCAGGCGGTTCACAGGCTGAATGACGGCGGAGCCGTTATCACGCAATCGACCTGCGGGACTTCGCAAGAGGGGTTCGACTTCGAGTTGCGGGTAGTCGACGTATTCACCCTCGTTGGTGGCACGATGAACCGCTGCGAGATGTTCGATGAAGCCGACATCGACGCGGCACTCACCCGGTTCGACGAACTCAACCGTAGCGACGAAGGCTGAATTCAGAACCCTAAGCGACCGAGCTGTTTGGGATCGCGCTGCCAGTTCTTCGCGATTTTGACGCGCAGATCCAGATAAACCTTGGTGCCCAGCAGTTTCTCGATCTGAGTGCGGGCGGCGGTGCCCACCTCGCGCAGCCTCGCACCGCCTTTGCCGATGACGATGCCCTTCTGGCTGTCGCGCTCGACGAAAAGGATGGCGTGCACGTCGATAAGGTCGTCGCGCCCCTCGCGGGGGTTGACTTCCTCGATCACCACAGCCAGGGAATGCGGGAGCTCGTCGCGCACACCCTCCAGGGCGGCTTCGCGGATCAGCTCGGCCATCAGGACCTCTTCGGGCTCGTCGGTCAGCTCCCCGTCGGGGTAGAACGCGGGCCCAGGTGGCAGCCGGCTCGCCAATACCGAGGTCAGGACGTCGAGATTTTCGCCCGTCGTCGCCGACACCGGAACGATCTCGGCGTCCGGCCCGACCAGCTCGCTGACCGCTACCAGCTGCGCGGCCACCCGATCCTTGGCCACCTTGTCGGTTTTGGTGACGATGGCCACCAGTGTCGTCTTCGGTGCGACGGTCTTGATCTGGTCGAAGATCCACCGGTCACCGGGGCCGATCTTCTCGTCGACCGGGATGCACCATCCGATGATGTCGACCTCGGAGTACGTGTCCTTCACCAAATCGTTGAGACGCTGTCCAAGCAGCGTCCTTGGCCGGTGCAGCCCCGGTGTGTCGACGAGGATGATCTGGAAGTTCTCGCGGTGCATGATGCCGCGAATGGTGTGTCGCGTCGTCTGCGGACGGTTCGACGTGATCGCCACCTTGGCGCCGACGAGGGCGTTCGTCAACGTCGACTTACCCGTGTTCGGCCTGCCGACGAAACACACGAAGCCGGAGCGGAACTCATCATCAGGCTCGCTCACTGCACGCTGCCCGCCCGGTCGGTGACGATGATCGACGCATCGGCAGACAGCTCATGTACCGCGGCGATACCCGCGTCGTCCGCGGAGCCGCCGACGAGCGCAGCCGCCTCGAGTCCTGTTGCGCCGCTTGATACGGCCGCGGCCACCGCAGCCTGCAGTGCGGTCAGCGCGAGTGCGTCGAGAGCCACCGGCGCGCCGGCGTAGGTGCGGCCGTCCTGATCCCGTACGGCAGCACCGCTGCCCGCCTCGGCCCGACCCATCGCGCCGCGTGCCAGCGTCACCAGCTTGGCGTCCTCGGCGTCCAGCTCACTCATCGTGTTCCTCGGGTTCGGGCTCAGCAGGGCTGACCAACACGGTGCCGATCCGCACCCGGCCGCGGTGATCGCGGCCGCCTTCGGCGCGCAACTGCAGACCATCCCACGTCACCTCGGCCCCGGGCAGCGGGACGCGGCCGAGTTCGAGGGCCAGCAGACCGCCGACGGTGTCGACGTCGAGATCCTCGTCGAACTCCCTGTCGTAGAGTTCGCCCAGATCCTCGATCGGCAGCCGCGCCGAAACCCGGTAGCACTGATCGCCGAGTTCCTCGACCGGCGCGACCTCATCGGTGTCGTACTCGTCGGCGATCTCGCCGACGATCTCCTCGAGCACGTCCTCGATGGTGACCAGGCCGGCGATCGCGCCGTACTCGTCGACGAGCAGCGCCATGTGGTTGCGGTCGCGTTGCATCTCGCGCAGCAGCGCGTCCAACGGTTTCGAGTCAGGAACGAAGACGGCGTCGCGCATCACGGCAGACACCTTGGTGTCCCGGCCGCCGTTGTTCGAGTAGTAGGTGCGCTCGACGAGATCCTTCAGGTAGACGACGCCGATGACGTCGTCGACGTTCTCACCGACCACCGGGATGCGGGAATGGCCGCTGCGCACCGCGAGGGACGTCGCCTGGCCCGCGGTCTTGTCGTTCTCGATCCACACCATCTCGGTGCGCGGCACCATGACCTCGCGCGCGGGGGTGTCGCCCAGCTCGAACACCGACTGGATCATCCGGCGCTCGTCGTCGGCAACCACGCCGCGCTGCTGGGCCAGGTCGACGACCTCGCGCAACTCGATCTCCGACGCGAACGGGCCGTTGCGGAAACCACGGCCAGGGGTCACCGCGTTACCGAGAAGCACGAGCAGACGGCTGATGGGGGTCAGCAGTATCGAAATCCCCTGCAGCGGAACAGCGGCGCCGAGCGCGATCGTGTAGGCGTTCTGCCTGCCGAGCGTTCGGGGCCCAACCCCGATCAACACGAAGCTGGTGACGACCATGATCGCGGCCGCGGCGATAAGGCCCCAGTCGAGGCCGAGGTGCTCGTAGAGGAAGTCCACGAGCAGCGCCGTCGCGGTGATCTCGCAGGCGATGCGCAGCAGCACAACGAGATTGATGTAACGCGGCCGTTCGTTGATCACTCGAGCCAGCCGCACGGCACCTGGTCGCTCGTCGCGCACCATCTCCTCCACGCGAGCGATCGACACCGTGCCGATGGCGGCGTCGATGGCCGCGAAAAGACCGCCGAAACCGACCAGCGCGATCGCGCCGATCAATGAACTGATGCCCGTCACGATTCGTCGAAGAAGCGAGATTTATCGAGCAGTCGCCGGTCCTTCTCGCTCTGGCGGTCCAGGCGATATGCCTCGACTTGGGCAGCGACCCACTCTTCGAGCAATTGGCGTTGCAGGGCGAACATCTCTTTCTCTTCATTGGGTTCGGCGTGGTCGTAGCCGAGCAGGTGCAGGACACCATGCACGGTCAGCAGGGCCAGTTCCTGGCCGAGGGTGTGGCCGGCCGCGGTGGCCTGTTCGGCGGCGAATTGCGGGCACAACACGATGTCGCCGAGCATCGCCGGGCCGGGTTCTGGCGCGTCCGGACGGCCGCCCGGCTCGAGTTCGTCCATCGGGAAGCTCATCACGTCGGTCGGACCGGGCAGGTCCATCCAGCGCATGTGCAGGTCTGCCATCGCAGCGGTGTCGAGCAGCACCATCGAAAGCTCCGCCGCGGGGTGGACTTTCATCTTCTTGATGACGAAACGCGCGACGCTGACCAGTTCCTCTTCGGAGACGTCGAGGCCCGACTCGTTGGACACCTCAATGCTCACGGCTGAAGCCCTTATCGCCGGGGCCGGTTGCCGGAAGCGCGCCGCTGAGCCCGGTTCATGAGACCGGGTTCCTCGAATTTGGCGTAGGCGTCGACTATTTCGCCGACGAGCCGATGGCGGACGACGTCAGACGTGGTGAGTTCGGCAATGTGAATGTCGTCGACGCCGTCGAGGATCTCCACTGCCGACCGCAAACCGGAGTTGGCGCCGCCGGGAAGGTCGATCTGTGTGATATCGCCGGTGACAACCATTTTGGCGCCGAAGCCGAGCCGGGTGAGGAACATCTTCATCTGCTCGCCGGTGGTGTTCTGCGCCTCGTCGAGAATGATGAATGCATCGTTCAGGGTGCGGCCACGCATGTACCCGAGCGGCGCGACCTCGATGACCCCGGCGCTCGTCAGCTTCGGGATCAGCTCGGGATCCATCATGTCGTGCAGCGCGTCGTAGAGCGGCCGCAGATACGGGTCGATCTTCTCACTCAGCGTGCCGGGCAGGAAGCCAAGGCTTTCACCGGCTTCCACCGCGGGGCGGGTCAGGATGATCCGCGACACCTGCTTGGTCTGCAATGCGCGCACGGCCTTGGCCATCGCAAGATAGGTCTTACCGGTGCCCGCTGGGCCGATGGCGAACACGATGGTGTTGGTGTCGATGGCGTCGACATACCGCTTCTGATTGAGCGTCTTCGGCCGGATGGTCTTTCCGCGCCGCGACAAGATGTCCAGCGTCAGCACCTCGGCGGGCGACTCCCCCTCGGTGCCGGTGAGCATCGCGACGCTGTGCCGCACCACCTCCGGCGTCAGGGGCTGACCTCCGCCGACGATCGCGATGAGTTCGGAGATCGCTCGCTCGGCCAGCGCCACATCGGCCGGCTCGCCCGACAGGGTGATCGCGTTGCCGCGTGCATGGATATCGGCCGCCATCAGCCGCTCGAGTGCACGCAGGTTCTCGTCGGCGGAACCCAGAAGGCCCACGATGAGGTCGGGCGGAACATTGATGCTGCTACGGACGGGTGTGTCCGGGTCAGCGTTCGTCTCGCTGGGCGTCACGTGGGACTTTCTGCCTGCTTTCTGGGGTTCTTTGCCTGTTCGGTTGCTGCTGAGTGCAGTTTACCGCCGCAGGGCGACCCGTCGGCAATGTTCAACCTGCGACGACGCCGGCGCGGGATCGACAGACCCGGTCCGATCGTCGTGCCAGCCGTCAATCCCAACGCGGCGTCAGCGCGCCCAGCGCACCGAGGGCGACCGCCGCCGCCGTCGAGGTCCGCAGCACCGTCGGACCCAGGCGCACCACGGCGGCCCCGGCCTCGGACAGCGCGGTGACCTCTTCTTCGGAGATGCCACCCTCCGGGCCGACCACCAGGAAAAGCGAACGAGCCTGGACCAGAGCGATTTTCGTCAAAGGTTCAGCGGCCGACTCGTGCAGCGCCAGCACAGTGGAACCCGATGCCACCGCTTCGCGGACATCAGCGATCAGGTCGCGGGTCGACGCGACACCGGAGACCGCTGGGATATGCGGTCGACGGGATTGCCTGGCCGCCGCGCGCGCCACCGCCCGCCACCGCCGAAGGCCCTTGTCGGCCCTTCCGTCGTCCCAGCGGGCCACGCACCGCGCCGCCTGCCAGGCGACGAACGCATCCGCGCCCGCCTCGGTGGCCAACTCGATGGCCAACTCGGAGCGGTCCGATTTGGGCAGCGCCTGCACGACAGTGACCTCCGGCGCAGCGGGCTCGACGGTCCAGCGCTCCAGCACGCGCGCCGTCAGCTTGGCCTTGGCGACCTGTTCGATCACGCAGTGTGCCATCGCGCCGGCGCCATCACCCAGATCGAGCTTCTCGCCGGCCCTGATCCGCCGCACGTTGGCGGCGTGGAATCCCTCGTCGCCGTCGACGACGGCCAACTCGCCGGTTTCCGGCAGGGTGTCGACGTAGAACAGCGCCTCGGTCATCGCCGAGCGCTAGCGGCCGGTGAAGGTCTCGCGCAGCCTGCTGAAGAGCCCGCCGCCCGAGCTCGCGGCGGTCTGCGTCGACTTCACCTCGGCGGTGTCTCGGACGCGATGCTCCTTGAACTTGCGGAGCAATTCGATGTCTTCGTGGTCGAGCCGCGACGGGACGACCACGTCGATATGGGCGTGCAGGTCACCGCGGACCCCGGACCTCAGGTGCGGCATGCCGTGGCCCCGAAGTGTGGTCACCGACCCCGGCTGGGTGCCCGGTGCGATGGTGATCTCGGTCGGTCCGTCCAGGATCGCGTCCACGGTCACCGAGTTGCCGAGCGCGGCGTCGACCATCGGCACCGAGACAGTGCAGTGCAGGTCGTCGCCGTCACGGACGAAGATGTCGTGCTGCTGTTCGTGGACCTCGACATACAGGTCACCCGCCGGGCCGCCACCGGGGCCGACCTCGCCCTGGGCCGCCAGCCGCACCCGCATGCCGTCGCCGACGCCTGCCGGGATCTTGACGCTGATCTCGCGGCGGGCCCGCACCCGGCCGTCGCCGCCGCAGCGGTTGCACGGGTCGAGGATGACTTCGCCGACGCCACCGCAGACCGGACACGGACGCGACGTCATGACCTGCCCGAGCAGCGAGCGCTGAACCGTCTGAATCTCGCCCTGCCCACCGCAGGTGTCGCAGGTGGTCGGCGTGGAGTTGCCGTGTGTGCCCTTGCCGTGGCAGAGGTCGCACAGCACAGCGGTGTCGACGGTGACCTGCTTGGTCACGCCTGTCGCACAGTCGTGGAGGTTCATCCGCATCCGCAGCAGGGAGTCGGCGCCCGGCCGGACCCGGCCGACGGGCCCGCGGGACGTGGTACCACCGCCGAAGAAGGCTTCGAACACGTCGCCGAGACCGCCGAACCCACCGAAGCCGTTGCCGCCCGCGCCCACCGATTCCAGCGGGTCACCGCCGAGGTCGACGATGCGACGCTTCTCCGGGTCGTTGAGCACCTCATAGGCGACGCTGATCTCCTGGAAGCGCGCCTGCGCCTTTTGATCGGGGTTGACGTCGGGATGCAGTTCACGGGCCAACTTCCGATAGGCGCGCTTGATCTCCTGATCACTCGCGCCCTTGCTCACGCCGAGCAGGCCGTAATAGTCGCGTGCCACTCCCTGACCTTCCCTACCGCTTACTGCGGTTTACCGGTTACCCAAGACTTCGCCGATGTACAGAGCAACCGCAGCGACATTAGCGATAGTTCCCGGATAGTCCATTCGAGTGGGCCCGAGCACCCCCATGCCGCCGTAGACCGTTCCCATACTGCCGTAAGTCGTGGTGAC is a genomic window of Mycobacterium sp. ITM-2016-00318 containing:
- a CDS encoding BTAD domain-containing putative transcriptional regulator, encoding MELGVLGPVQVRQYGLPVAIPGAKPRAILSMLGLHGGSVVSAEALVELLWGDDPPRTAAKAMQTHISALRRALGDGFVLTEGTGWTLSTAEIDATRYKSAAQHGRDAIATGDARQAVTHFDEALALWRGIPELPDGRRGVSEKTRWIEGHAALVDDRADALLATGRAAEIIGELEAAIADSPLRERRWGHLMLALYRAGRQGEALGAYQRARSLLAEELGVDPGPDLRRLESAIVAHDVSLELPVSHEFSAVTRAVTFLLTDIEGSTAAWEADPDAMAAALARHDEIVEQVVTFRGGRLIKTRGEGDATFSVFDRPSAAAAAAIELQEAIRREPWPLADPMRIRVALHTGEVEFRDGDYFGRAVNRVARLRSLAVGGQILCSGATAELVIDTLADDVALTDLGMRQLKNLPRPEHVFELRIEAQESRTPTIDSPVERPSLPTVLADSGPFFGRGRELERLLATWQTTQVAGSHAVLISGEPGVGKTRLAGEWSRQAYEQGAIVLYGRCDEDLGAPYQPFSEALRSLVPGFGTSRLRGIRGIEALIPLVPELTEVLPELAAPPRADPGTERYALFDAVGALLGTAASSAPVILVLDDLHWAAKPTLLLLRHLLRFGEHTRIQIVGTYRSTDLDRSHPLAAMLADLHRDGSVSRLTLGGLDENDVTAYVADAGYDDEELARALASVTGGNPFFLIEALRHVDESDGRWDPTTLPQGVREAVSRRLSRLSAETNTALATAAVVGSRFELALVERVVGHDLVDAFDESAKAGIVIEEPGGRYRFNHAIVRQSLLAELASVRRMRLHHRIATTLESESAGDDELLAELAYHYFECAWAGNAAKAVDYCRRAADQAMARLAYEGAADLYNKAVHALEDLDAELPDRDDQRAELLVARCEALLAAGDVVAAEGAVSQLLAAAHFGRLAAWGACFDGQLSMLTDPERLDEIESAVADAAASLAQFEDAAGEAKAHTVRAGVLARLGRIGDAETALDQALTAARRARDHRRVNAVLAGAPLAALWGPNPVPRAGGRCLDVVRLLRITTGSPVVEATSTRCQGVLDAFRGRASAGRQLIESARRSLTELGMRHALLEVDQFAGIVESVADDPAAAEPLLRRAYNGFRRMGLEADTAETAALLARVCLALDRDTEADELCTESERLAGHALKAAISWRTVRAQLLARGGAHDDARRIAEEAVAIAERTDLLVDHGDACLALAIVSGAAADSEGQRVAAEKAVALYESKGAVALAAKARSLVGGSAASTPAEPESPALEVSPNLRAAIGQMTAAINREAWDEVERLLAPQILLESRRKIVGFPPKHFSPTQWSLEMRRYFEVGIDLVRGGLVAVRGERLALGRLEMCTVDPSSGAPKDEVLELLGIDQSGRVALQLLFDIEDIDAATAELDAQYALEEQEPPAAIIEAENSCVRAVRHMESAWRNEDWEAGKLVAPRVHVENRRKIVGVTRGELSSDEWITAARQFREPGMVQHRSSVAAVRAERLALTRVQVSTVDKTAGAPQDEMLILYGIDDRGRIALQVTFDADDFDAAIAELDAQHQRLEEQPPRAPLESLELENAASRVLDRFQASFAAQNWSGMTDMLTVDHYSDDRRPIIGAGIRRGRESQIEDLQGMSAESWTLTPDVIAIRGERLLLYRGRVSGHDQRADALHWELLVIVEIDAEERIAAWLVFEPDDSEAAFAELDARYLAGEAAPHARTWSAIVNASQMFNRREMFQTTANWINVDHRRVTAFESGEQAAYVRATWGIAPDVNHRIVAVHRLSDFGTVFTQAESVTSGEQFEAEWREIVLLSVDGEALSRCEIFDETDLRAAITKFDELEARVLALQNSATRARIRMADAFNRRDLDSFVNLIASDGGYEDLHKGSRDQASVLREVARRVFEAPTSWRQEIEAIATRGSRVGLMRERFRDVEKVDRPITAESLTLIEVGGDDLVRCAVIFDPDDIDAAFAELDARYLAGEAAEYAQTWSTIARSTAMFNQRQIPAGTDDFVSIDHRKGTAFVPGELTGYLRATYDLTPQASMYIEAVHRVSKIGAVFVNTARGISHDGFAAEWRVLNLVTVSGDLLSRYEVFDEADLDAALASFDELTPSAPQLENAATRLLTPIIDAYNRRDLDAYLAVFGADARFDDRRKVLRSSGPVYSSFARELLSVPPASWRVEFQPIAIRGNLLALSRCNFFDADEADRTTVLEVLAITEVDDDELVSGLWLFDPEDMDTAIAELDARYAAGEAAAYAHTWSLVTETYAGFNRRELLATAPDWSSVDHRRGITSAQLDVIGYAHAAWDVTPDVRASIEKVHRLSDVGAVVTAPSYGTSRDGFPAARREIHLLTFEGNLGKQFDFFDEDDLDAALAQFDELNRQAPPLENAATRLDQSVMAAFNRRDLKGYLGAVDAEARYDDRRRGLRNEGPIDAAFVGGVLSDAPQSWRLAFEPIAIRGHHLALSRHIYRDASEADRPIVVQALVLTEVRDQLVNGIVVFDTDDVDAAFAELDARYLAGEAAPHAQTWSSITRSVAGFNNHELPSTALEWIDRRRLVGSGTTSNLTETTQAAWDITLDIRTRVQAVHRLNDGGAVITQSTCGTSQEGFDFELRVVDVFTLVGGTMNRCEMFDEADIDAALTRFDELNRSDEG
- the era gene encoding GTPase Era: MSEPDDEFRSGFVCFVGRPNTGKSTLTNALVGAKVAITSNRPQTTRHTIRGIMHRENFQIILVDTPGLHRPRTLLGQRLNDLVKDTYSEVDIIGWCIPVDEKIGPGDRWIFDQIKTVAPKTTLVAIVTKTDKVAKDRVAAQLVAVSELVGPDAEIVPVSATTGENLDVLTSVLASRLPPGPAFYPDGELTDEPEEVLMAELIREAALEGVRDELPHSLAVVIEEVNPREGRDDLIDVHAILFVERDSQKGIVIGKGGARLREVGTAARTQIEKLLGTKVYLDLRVKIAKNWQRDPKQLGRLGF
- a CDS encoding cytidine deaminase, which gives rise to MSELDAEDAKLVTLARGAMGRAEAGSGAAVRDQDGRTYAGAPVALDALALTALQAAVAAAVSSGATGLEAAALVGGSADDAGIAAVHELSADASIIVTDRAGSVQ
- a CDS encoding hemolysin family protein, with amino-acid sequence MTGISSLIGAIALVGFGGLFAAIDAAIGTVSIARVEEMVRDERPGAVRLARVINERPRYINLVVLLRIACEITATALLVDFLYEHLGLDWGLIAAAAIMVVTSFVLIGVGPRTLGRQNAYTIALGAAVPLQGISILLTPISRLLVLLGNAVTPGRGFRNGPFASEIELREVVDLAQQRGVVADDERRMIQSVFELGDTPAREVMVPRTEMVWIENDKTAGQATSLAVRSGHSRIPVVGENVDDVIGVVYLKDLVERTYYSNNGGRDTKVSAVMRDAVFVPDSKPLDALLREMQRDRNHMALLVDEYGAIAGLVTIEDVLEEIVGEIADEYDTDEVAPVEELGDQCYRVSARLPIEDLGELYDREFDEDLDVDTVGGLLALELGRVPLPGAEVTWDGLQLRAEGGRDHRGRVRIGTVLVSPAEPEPEEHDE
- the ybeY gene encoding rRNA maturation RNase YbeY — protein: MSIEVSNESGLDVSEEELVSVARFVIKKMKVHPAAELSMVLLDTAAMADLHMRWMDLPGPTDVMSFPMDELEPGGRPDAPEPGPAMLGDIVLCPQFAAEQATAAGHTLGQELALLTVHGVLHLLGYDHAEPNEEKEMFALQRQLLEEWVAAQVEAYRLDRQSEKDRRLLDKSRFFDES